From the Labrus mixtus chromosome 10, fLabMix1.1, whole genome shotgun sequence genome, the window TTGCAGATGACAGCCATGGGCATCACCTTCGCCATCAACGTGGTCACTATATCCATGACGATCCTCATCGTCATCAACAATCACAGCAATTTCACCACAGTGAAGAGGATGAGATACTTTACAACTCTGAAACCCCTGTAACTCTTTCTCgggcctcttcttcctccctttcttccaccgattcttcctcctctttttcctcctggTACACAGAGGAGAGTGCAAATGATCCTTTCACTCTTCGTCATGCGGAGCAGCCACAGCACTCACTGTCCTGCTCCAACATAGCAGATGTTCGCAGAGGTTTCAGGGAAGACAACGGCAGCGAGCCCATTGTCTTTGCCACCGTGCAACATGGCAAAAAGGGCAGTGTTTGCAGTGAGACCCATGTGAGCTCACACAAGAGGGAAAAGGGTGGTTTTTCATCTCTTGACCGAAGTCACAGCAGGAGTGCAGGCCTCCTGCGGGGTATTGACAGCGATGTTGGAGAGGAGCAGTCCAGGATATCGCACATGAACTACAGCACTCTGTATAAGTCATCTAGTTTGAACCGAAGCCTGGCTTTCAGCGAGGACGACATTCTGTTAGGGGTCTCCCTTGGCCCCAAGAGAGCAGTGTCCTCCAGCCAGTTACCCAGCAAAGGCATCCTGAAAAACAAGGAGCCTCTTACTGACATCCGCAAGGTTAAGTCCATGGAGGTGCTGTCCCCTAGAGTTTCCAAAGGACAAGATCCCAGTGGACAGAAGGGGAAAGGAATCACTCAAGTTGAGATGGAGCAAGCCAGGGCAAATTTTGTGCAGGGGAAGCTACAATTTTCAGCCTTTCTAGATGAGATTACAAAGCAGGTTATAAGCCCGTCAGATCTCACTATCTTGGGTttgaacaaaaataaacctaCTGGAAAGCAACCTGCCCCAGCCCAAACACCGGGCCCAGTAAAGCCTCAGCTCCCCCCAAAGAAGCACAGAGAAAGCTCAGAAGAGGAGAGGACGCAGCGTCCGAGACAGcaagacagacaggaggaagcAGCTTGCAGCCGCTCTCGCAAACCCTCAAACTGCACCAACCCCGACAAA encodes:
- the si:ch211-276i12.4 gene encoding protein AF-9 produces the protein MMDNYFKPVHSPSGPGEIKPRKHHHQHHHHQLHHDQDPQSQRYTMLDVTDRIADDSHGHHLRHQRGHYIHDDPHRHQQSQQFHHSEEDEILYNSETPVTLSRASSSSLSSTDSSSSFSSWYTEESANDPFTLRHAEQPQHSLSCSNIADVRRGFREDNGSEPIVFATVQHGKKGSVCSETHVSSHKREKGGFSSLDRSHSRSAGLLRGIDSDVGEEQSRISHMNYSTLYKSSSLNRSLAFSEDDILLGVSLGPKRAVSSSQLPSKGILKNKEPLTDIRKVKSMEVLSPRVSKGQDPSGQKGKGITQVEMEQARANFVQGKLQFSAFLDEITKQVISPSDLTILGLNKNKPTGKQPAPAQTPGPVKPQLPPKKHRESSEEERTQRPRQQDRQEEAACSRSRKPSNCTNPDKLTSFSSKKYHGSPPPNHFLHKTHGNSHKDRRPSPTGGSLSGDRYGRSGQYLTDGTNTSPEPVQPKQRHHHKQQPTASLGEHTQHYSQHQTQPGNGHKGHGCSPPSSAKGVEPGLGSESSSTKSDSSRARDTATSHSSEQSGRHHSQHEGLSKQYRVSSLF